CGCGCATGGCAAGTAATCTCCGTCATCTGGGCGTTCCCGAAAGACACCTTGTAGCGGCCGTACCCGGTGCCCACCACGAATCCGACATCGCCGGCATGGATGCCCCCGGCCACACAGGCCTCGTGGAAGGCGTGCTCGGCGGCCTTGCGCACGTTGGCGCCGGTGTCCACCAATGCCCGGGCGACGATCTCGGTGCCGGCGTTGTCCGAGAGAATGATGGCCTTGGTCTGCGTGGACCCAACATCGACTCCGGCGGCAAGCCTCATGGCAGCACCCTCAGACGCGCATCCGGCCGCGGGCCCTCTTGCGCCGCCGGCCGCGTCCGGCCGGTGAGCTTGGCGTGCTCCAGGGCTTCGAAGAAGGCATCGATGCGGTTCTTGGTTTGCGCCTCAGCGAAGTAGCGCGGATCCTCGAGGTCGCTCTCGATGTACAGCGTGGGCACGCCGATGGTGCGGGTCAGGTATTCGCGCATGTCGCCTTGCCCCGCAGAGAACAAACGGCAGCTTTTGACAAAATGAATGATCACGCCGTCGGCGTCCCATTCATCGACGTAGCGGGCGATCTGGTCGTAGCGCTGCAGGTAGTTCCGGTTGGTGACGTTCTGCGCCAGCATGTGCAGGGCCACGGACTCAAAGGGCTTGGCGGGATCGTGCCGGGCGCCGAACTCCCACAGTCCGCCCACGGTCGAATAGGTGGAGGCTACGGCGCAAGCCTTCCACTGGGCGAACATGTCGCGAAAAGTGCGAAAGTAGGGATATGGAGGCGGGCCTTCGAAGACCAGGCGGAAGCGTTCCTGTTCGTACACACCCAGCCCCTGCTCGGCCTTCTCCTTGAGTTCGCGCAACGCGATCTCAAAGAATTCCACGCCTTCGGGTGTGCCGCGATACACGTAGAGCGGACCCATCAGGGTGATGGCGTCGAAGTAGGCGTCGAAGGGCGAGGGCGAGCGGCGGGCCAGGTTCTTGATCGCCGACCACAATTCCTCCACCTGTCGGGAACATTCCACCGCCCGCTGAAAGCGCTCGTAGTCGAACTTGCGGCCGGAAAGCCGCTCCAGGATGGCCACCAGTTCGTGGAGCTGGCGCACCACATAGTCCACGTCCGCAGGCGACGGCTCGTCGGTGCGCAGAAACGGCACGTCGAGCATGAACAGGGGCGCGCCGGTCAGTGCCGCCGTGTGCTCGAACCACTTGATGTAGGTGTTGCAGCCCACGAAGTTGCACAGCACCAGGCCGGGCACCGGCAACCTTCCGCCGGTCGGCGTGATGCCCTTCAGGTAGCAGCCGATGTCGGCCTTGACGTACGCGCAGTTGTCGGCAGCGTAGCCCAGTTCCTCGGCGGCGAGGATGGGCTCCAGCGACTGGTGGCGGATGGCCAGCTGCAGCGCGTTCACCTCGGGATACAAAGGCACGGCCTCGAAGGCCTCCAGCAACTCGACGCAGTTGCCGGAGATCATCAGCGAAACCGGCAGTGGGCGGCCGCTTCCGGCGGATTCGTCCAACCGCTCATACCATTTCAGCATCAGCTCCTTCTGGCGCTGATGAATGTTGCCGCGATACTCCGTGTTCGGTGTCGGGCTCATGTTCAGTCGAAGACCAGCGATTCCACGAATGTTTCCACTTCCATACGCATGCGTTCGAAGGTGAACATCTTCTCCTCGAATTCCAGGAGCAGATGAGGAATACCCATCTCCTCCAGCTTTTTCTTGTACAGGACGTAATCGAAATAGGCCGGCTCGCAAAACTTGGCGATCAGGAAAATGACGGCATCGGCCCGGGTATGCCGCACCTTGTCGGCCAGGGCTTCCCAGCGCGGGTGCCGGAAGTCATGCCGG
The nucleotide sequence above comes from Terriglobales bacterium. Encoded proteins:
- a CDS encoding 2-hydroxyacyl-CoA dehydratase family protein; amino-acid sequence: MSPTPNTEYRGNIHQRQKELMLKWYERLDESAGSGRPLPVSLMISGNCVELLEAFEAVPLYPEVNALQLAIRHQSLEPILAAEELGYAADNCAYVKADIGCYLKGITPTGGRLPVPGLVLCNFVGCNTYIKWFEHTAALTGAPLFMLDVPFLRTDEPSPADVDYVVRQLHELVAILERLSGRKFDYERFQRAVECSRQVEELWSAIKNLARRSPSPFDAYFDAITLMGPLYVYRGTPEGVEFFEIALRELKEKAEQGLGVYEQERFRLVFEGPPPYPYFRTFRDMFAQWKACAVASTYSTVGGLWEFGARHDPAKPFESVALHMLAQNVTNRNYLQRYDQIARYVDEWDADGVIIHFVKSCRLFSAGQGDMREYLTRTIGVPTLYIESDLEDPRYFAEAQTKNRIDAFFEALEHAKLTGRTRPAAQEGPRPDARLRVLP